aacggcgtatccaaagggcacggagtaggttcacctcacgaggagagatttctgcggcaggttgaaggcgagcgatactggtcatttccctgagggcaagcgaagccctttggtcccccaacggttgttgcgagagctgaaaaagctttgctatacgggcggctagcgacggcgaatactgttgcagaaggtataatttgaggtcgtcatacgctattggagtgtctccttgttcacaaagccagtcggatatttctgggaaggtgtcctttggtatcgccgcgagaacataatccgctttggtggttgagcgagtcacgcccctgatacaaaactggacttctgcgcgctgaaaccaagcaaacgcctctccgctggcaaacgatgaaattttgaatggagcggccgtagcgccaactgccgtagagtccgtcatagtaccaacgatggaggggcgagggggtgggggtggaaggcggtggaagcgagtcgacttccgggggtcaccaatgtgacgggccgagagaggagttgtgaaatcaaaggcagattggaaacgactgagttatattgttgtggaacactctccttatatacaaaacctcaaggcaacaggacatgacaagttcacaagacagacgaaatcacagaggaaaaaccagacttgaattttcatgttcgttttagtgcgagggaagagcgaagatacaaccataatatatacaaaaggaattatgtacaattgtgtgaaacacggttggtacaagggaaACTGTAAACTACCGCTTTATTCACGTCCAGAATTGGATTGAGCTACAACGAGATTTTCGTCGAACAAAATGTATGTCCGTTTTAATAAGTTTGAATAGACAAAGACATTCAACGTTCTTATGATTGAAAAAAATCCTAATTAGTATCACCAAAACAAGTTGAAGTAAGTTGTTTCTTTtccgtatttcttttttttttatttaattccttaagAATCTAGTAAGAAGAGTTAATGGAGTTGGCATTTCAACTTGAAAAAAACTTACAGTATACAGAGGGCCTTAGGAAAACTCATTTAAATAGCAGAGGTCCTTGATAGTGAAGAGAGTGGGATTCACTGTTGTACATCATTCTTTTacctttgatttttatattttcctcttttcttaaataacctttcgttttttttttctgataactaAAGctcctttagatttttttttctaccttttcaCATTATTCTTAATCTGGTCAGATAAAAGTTAAGAAAATGAAAGTATTTTTTCATATTGCCAGGTCTGTTGAAAACTAGAGATCTTGGAAAAAATGACATATAGGGTTTACATTCATTTTAACTTATCATTACATTATGTATGCTATAGTATATTGTTCCTCGTGAGTTGATAGTAACATTACTAGAAAATACCAAAGATCATAATTAATACCTGTTTTATACCCGGATCTAGTGAGAGCTAAATAACGGGaaatatgcgtctctctctctctctctctctctctctctctctctctctctctctctctctctctctctctcattctaatacaGTATTGCATTACATACATTCTCTGCAACCAGTCGGGAAAGCAAGTTGATAATTTTTTGAGTTAAGAGACGAAGTTTTCCTATGAGGAAGTAATTTACTTAAAACTCGTTCCTATATCAATAATTCCTATATGCGAAAATGGTGGTCTGTTGGttaaattgtttattatatttttcaagtgaGTGGCATAATCATTTACAAATCATTAAGGAAATcaatttttaattgttcatgagAATAAAAGAAAGATCCAGTAGAAACCTATTTGAAGATTCTCGAAATATACAAGGCTTTGTTGTTATGCAAAAGCTGCACATAATACGAAACTCTGAATGATTAAGATTTATGTAAGTATTTCAGGAGAAATGTGTTGGAGGTTTTTCATGACACCATATTCCACTGAAACATACAGTATTCATGTATGGGTTATATGTAGATAACATACATTGAAAACGTGTATCAAGAACGACGTACAaaaatatttatcatgtgaatagaAAATATTAGATGtcctgttttttttatagtttattgatgtGCATAAGGAACCCAGTAAAAATATTTAACTATTTTGAAAACAGGATTAATCATTAGTTCAGTAACTTTATTAATTGAGTTTgactaaaaaaaaatggtaaagaatTGGCTCACTAAAGATTTTATATTTGAGTCTAAAGTATTTTAACTGATGATCAATTATTAATATCATGCAATAGATGCGAATTAAGACCCCCAAGATGGCAACTCAAAATATTATTGTTGAACGCTATGGAGTCtctaaattatttaattatattaacAAACGCTAATATTTTAAACTtgtagtaggtaggtaggtagggtaGGGATAGGGAtgtggggaataggggataaggataaggatgagtacccctggatacaatccagtttataacccgaaggcaggtactggggatgggaaagagtaagaaaaaaagggggaaaaagaagtataggaggagagtaaaagagaggggcagaccctcttgcaatgttaggtagaataaggtagagtggatagaagaggaaaggaaaggttttttggttcacgcatctagccctgctgcAATAAGAATGTTAGATGTTAGATGGCCCCCTTCGAAGGCAAAAATGATATGATGGCAATTCATTTATAAGTACTTGTAGTTGTTGATAGAAATTCTGAGAAGtcaaaaacatgaaatataaaatatatcaaatatatcttaTGGATGTGTTCAAATGAATATCAAAATGGGAAGAAATATATCATAAAATCTTTTTCATTGTTGTCAGAGGTATTTTCATGAAATGTATTTACTACGTTTTAAatattttaagttatatatatatatatatatatatatatatatatatatatatatatatatatatatatatatatatatatatatatatatatatatatatatatatatatttatatatatatatatatatatatatataaatatatataaatatatatatatatatatatatatatatatatatatatatatatatatatatatatatatatatatatatatatatataaataaatatatatatatatatatatatatatatatatatatatatatatatatatatatatatatatatatatatatataaatatatatatatatatatatatatatatatatatatatatatatatatatatatatatatatatatatatatatatatatatatatatatatatatatatatatatatatatatatatatatatatgtatatatatatacgtgtatatatatatatatatatatatatatatatatatatatatatatacatatatatgtatatatatatatatatatatatatatatatatatatatatatatatatatatatatatatatatatatatacatatatatatgagcagaaaaaatgacttaggacaaacgaccgtgttataacaaaatatttatttgtaatacagaaactaacatctgtagattttaaaaaatcttgacaaatttattatatacagttggttgtcagttgatgctagttcacttggagtagcgattgcttctggtaaagcaaacctagaagcattggcagatgtactcctgtcccaagctttccactccaccttgagccagacctaaaagataggtaaatctttaaccacccaattcaaattgaaaaccagaatttgtatggaattgtttaaatgaaaatatgaatagaatttttgactacactaaaatagtttacaatatataaagggaaatcaaaaagtttaattcacctccaaaactaatataaatttaatattaattcccagaattgcaaatcaaaagccaaccatttcaatattttgacctacttaacaaatgaaatatatgcgatgagggcatcacttaagaatatacgttaaagggccgaatttcaattaacaagcaatttaaggtcgacaattgataattttaattagagtagcctataaacaaacctagtttcaagagcgattttcaattactgagttcaaggctttatttattttttgacttgaggatgataaaagtcaccaagaaatgccactactattgtgccaatcaatacaatgacccaccttataatgacttcacaggatgaaaaagagcatgggtatgataattccatagcctttgctgctggtcgcctccacattcatcagacgaggtgtagagttaatttagttcttcatagttttacactcggttttcgtagcactaaacacaatgagtcccatcgttgtagagtaatttagaaaaagtccagcactacgacgacaaatataAATCGATGCAATATCCcaaggtgaggtgaaggagagtaatcactccttgacggttggtgttggactggttttcccttccaacagtgacttcgaggttacttcgtagagttgtttggctcggaatattcagaaaattaggtagttagtagttatctttaactcctatttactttggtttgcacaacgaaggctgaggtcagttaattagcacaattttatttaaagtgaataggaaaaataaagcctcaaacattaattgaacaaaccagaattacattagaataaacaaattgaaagaaacaaattaaaagaaattctaaagtaaactacggagataattacccattccaaggaatgtttctccaggtaaggtaattaccgatcataaagaaaatttctcaatcacccaaaatatccataaacttttaacaaaatattttaggaatatatatttagatatatattttttatacactccgaggggagggattgaattttcacctgaaaagtcaatggaaaataaatttaaaacaaaataaacttaactgataatatatacagattaaatgtcttcctgtgaaacagtgaaagaattttcttaagttttagCCATGTTGTCAGTGGTCACTTGACATTAAAggaatcaggcttgtcacatgacgcttgacaaatcttcgacttttacctagcattaatttagccccagtaacttcatcgtaaatattcttggtcagttctttaacaattcctatggggtaatcaatggctttgGTCATATTTTCCTTAATGATGCCTAATGTTTCCCGAGTATTAAAGGTTTCATTTACTAAGGCTAACTTAACatgtaatttttctaatttagatgtaagggttttcaacactgatttggctTTATAGTTACGAcctagtagatgactaactttcgggttccataacagtggcatacacaatcttccatcaacagtcctatgggtttcttctaaagcatactctataagcctgtcattcagttctacattatcttcatgatattgacctctgtcttccccaacataatatttacaagagagttctaagcattcatttgtagccctattcaactcagattctattatctgaccatcatcatcaaacaactcatatgtattagaagtctccaggtcatttaaaaatgaagattctactgaaacgttctctttcgtccctgttggaagtacatttacagcttttaacatatgttgcacatttgacttcatggaagaacaaggcttcaagaatcttaaattgctctttaatttatttatgtctccctttaataatatacccaagcatgtatcagaataaatggagtcattggattttccaaatactatatccttttcagggatacaatgcaaggactctgatcctaatataaatttaatattgtctatcctatctgtagaatttaacaatccctgatctgctagcttgtatccctttgaaacaaacccactgactacttcatttaacccaggtaactgcaatgaaacatcaattgagggaagacaaaatgcatatacaatgtaactattgctaccaattggcaactcaatttcaacttgtttagtcttataactcttagaggaattaataccattaatggttaaagaaactccattatttacaactttcaaatttaaatcttgagccaaattttcttcaatgtaatttgcttgacatccagtgtctttaaggaccctgagattggtacctttaattgaaatattaaaagttggcaaaattgtatatccctcaacctcacaatttaaaacttcagttatagcagcaacactactgcttgaactaccaacaacatctccattaccactctcagagtttctaactctatctgtactgttact
The DNA window shown above is from Palaemon carinicauda isolate YSFRI2023 chromosome 29, ASM3689809v2, whole genome shotgun sequence and carries:
- the LOC137622506 gene encoding uncharacterized protein — protein: MSFLCPDEKGATSIKENPNSEKKNCKASNSTDRVRNSESGNGDVVGSSSSSVAAITEVLNCEVEGYTILPTFNISIKGTNLRVLKDTGCQANYIEENLAQDLNLKVVNNGVSLTINGINSSKSYKTKQVEIELPIGSNSYIVYAFCLPSIDVSLQLPGLNEVVSGFVSKGYKLADQGLLNSTDRIDNIKFILGSESLHCIPEKDIVFGKSNDSIYSDTCLGILLKGDINKLKSNLRFLKPCSSMKSNVQHMLKAVNVLPTGTKENVSVESSFLNDLETSNTYELFDDDGQIIESELNRATNECLELSCKYYVGEDRGQYHEDNVELNDRLIEYALEETHRTVDGRLCMPLLWNPKVSHLLGRNYKAKSVLKTLTSKLEKLHVKLALVNETFNTRETLGIIKENMTKAIDYPIGIVKELTKNIYDEVTGAKLMLGKSRRFVKRHVTSLIPLMSSDH